Proteins from a genomic interval of Chitinophagaceae bacterium:
- the rpoC gene encoding DNA-directed RNA polymerase subunit beta' — MPSRKESKINSDFRKITISLSSPDVILDRSHGEVKKAETINYRSYKPEMDGLFCEKIFGPSKDYECYCGKYKRIRYKGIVCDRCGVEVTEKKVRRERMGHIKLVVPVVHIWYFKSLPNKIGYLLGYSSKKLESIVYYERYAVVQSGAADGMTFEKSSQVEDFALLTEEEYLDVLDRLPKDNQLLEDSDPNKFIAKMGAEAIYELLKRIQLDELSYQLRDKAANETSQQRKAEALKRLSVVEAFRDANSREENKPEWMVLQYLPVIPPELRPLVPLDGGRFASSDLNDLYRRVIIRNNRLKRLVEIKAPEVILRNEKRMLQEAVDSLFDNSRKSNAVKAEGGRALKSLSDSLKGKQGRFRQNLLGKRVDYSGRSVIVVGPELKLHECGLPKDMCAELFKPFVIRKLIERGIVKTVKSAKKLVDKKEPVIWDILENVLKGHPVLLNRAPTLHRLSIQAFQPKMIEGKAIQLHPLVCTAFNADFDGDQMAVHVPLSNAAILEAQMLMLSSHNILNPQNGSPIALPSQDMVLGLYYITKGKKSTPEVKAKGEGLTFYGAEEVLIAYNEGKVDLHSYIKVRALVESSGENRVHKIIETTVGRVLFNEATPDGVPFINELLTKKSLRNVIGDVIKRVGISQTALFLDKIKDIGFTMAYKGGLSFNLSDLIEPKEKLDIINRAQEEVDMIMENFSMGIITENERYNQIIDIWSRANTKIAMTLMDQLKEHKQGFNSVFMMLDSGARGSQEQIRQLSGMRGLMAKPRKSGASSSNDIIENPILANLKEGLSVLEYFISTHGARKGLADTALKTADAGYLTRRLVDVAQDVVITEEDCGTLRGIAINSLKENEEVVETLYERIVGRMSLQDIYDPLTDELIIRAGDYITEDIAQVIEDSPIDTVEIRSVLTCESKRGVCAKCYGRNLTNNRITQIGDAVGIIAAQSIGEPGTQLTLRTFHLGGTAGSVQSSNKLAAKFEGVIKFDSVRTTEVTDDNGETKTIVIGRMGELRILDAKRDKVLSTHNLPYGCDLFVKDGQKVNKGDVLCSWDPYNAVIISDIEGTVKFENLIEGVTYREEADEQTGYKEKVIIQTKDKTKIPAIIVEPKGKNDDIKSFNIPVNSHIKVKDNQKIKSGQIIVKIPRTMGMVRDITGGLPRVTELFEARNPSNPSVVTEIDGSVSFGGIKRGNREIIIESKDGQVKKYLVPLSKHILVQENDYVKAGLPLSEGAITPSDILSIKGPYAVQEYLVNEVQEVYRRQGVKINDKHIEVIVRQMMRKVIITDPGDSHFLENESVDKIDFLEANDFIFDKKIVTNSGDSVNLKVGQVVTLRQLREENSILKRNDKKIVEFRDAQAATSSPVLQGITKASLSTSSWISAASFQETTKVLSTASITAKEDFLLGLKENVIVGHKIPAGTGLRIFDNLIVGSREEFEELSSDKKDVKNVAETEE; from the coding sequence ATGCCTTCAAGAAAAGAATCGAAAATAAATTCTGATTTCAGAAAAATTACCATTAGCCTATCATCTCCGGATGTTATTCTTGACAGGTCTCATGGTGAAGTAAAGAAAGCAGAAACAATTAATTACAGATCTTATAAGCCTGAAATGGATGGTTTATTTTGCGAAAAAATATTCGGTCCTTCAAAAGATTATGAATGTTATTGCGGCAAATATAAAAGAATTCGTTACAAAGGTATTGTGTGTGATAGATGCGGAGTTGAGGTTACTGAAAAGAAAGTACGTCGCGAAAGAATGGGTCATATCAAACTAGTTGTTCCCGTTGTACATATTTGGTACTTCAAATCTTTACCGAATAAAATTGGATACCTCTTAGGTTACTCTTCTAAAAAACTTGAATCTATAGTTTATTATGAAAGGTATGCAGTTGTTCAGTCAGGAGCAGCCGATGGAATGACCTTTGAGAAATCTAGCCAGGTTGAAGATTTTGCGCTTTTAACAGAAGAAGAATATTTAGATGTTTTAGACAGACTTCCAAAAGATAATCAGTTGTTAGAAGATAGCGATCCTAACAAGTTTATTGCAAAAATGGGAGCCGAAGCAATTTATGAGCTACTGAAGAGAATTCAATTAGATGAATTGTCTTATCAGTTACGTGATAAAGCGGCTAATGAAACTTCCCAGCAAAGAAAGGCAGAAGCTTTAAAAAGACTGAGTGTTGTAGAAGCATTTAGAGATGCTAACAGTCGTGAAGAGAATAAGCCGGAATGGATGGTTTTACAATACCTGCCGGTTATACCTCCTGAATTGAGGCCATTGGTTCCTTTAGATGGAGGAAGGTTTGCAAGTTCAGACTTAAATGATTTATACAGAAGAGTTATTATTAGAAACAATCGTCTGAAAAGACTTGTAGAGATAAAGGCGCCGGAAGTGATTTTGCGTAATGAAAAGCGAATGCTTCAGGAAGCTGTTGACTCACTTTTTGATAACTCAAGAAAATCGAATGCTGTTAAAGCTGAAGGTGGTAGAGCGTTGAAATCACTAAGTGATTCCTTAAAAGGAAAACAAGGTCGTTTCCGTCAAAACCTTTTAGGAAAACGTGTTGATTACTCCGGTCGTTCAGTAATTGTGGTAGGACCGGAATTAAAATTACATGAATGCGGACTCCCGAAAGATATGTGCGCGGAATTATTTAAGCCTTTTGTTATCCGCAAATTGATTGAAAGAGGAATTGTTAAAACAGTTAAATCTGCCAAAAAATTAGTCGATAAGAAAGAACCGGTAATTTGGGATATTTTAGAAAATGTATTGAAAGGACATCCCGTATTACTAAATAGAGCCCCAACGCTTCACAGATTGAGTATACAGGCATTTCAGCCTAAAATGATTGAGGGTAAGGCAATTCAGCTTCACCCATTGGTTTGTACTGCTTTTAACGCGGATTTTGACGGTGACCAAATGGCCGTTCACGTTCCTTTGAGCAATGCAGCTATTTTAGAAGCACAAATGTTGATGTTATCATCACATAATATATTGAATCCTCAGAATGGATCTCCTATTGCACTTCCATCTCAGGATATGGTTTTAGGCCTTTATTATATTACAAAAGGTAAAAAATCTACCCCGGAAGTAAAAGCAAAAGGTGAAGGCCTGACTTTTTACGGAGCAGAAGAGGTTTTAATAGCATATAACGAAGGAAAAGTAGATTTACACTCCTACATAAAAGTACGTGCACTGGTTGAATCTTCCGGTGAAAATAGAGTACATAAAATTATAGAGACTACAGTAGGTAGGGTATTGTTTAATGAAGCTACTCCTGATGGAGTACCATTTATAAATGAGTTGCTTACCAAGAAGAGCTTAAGAAATGTTATTGGTGACGTAATTAAGCGTGTAGGTATCTCTCAAACAGCCTTATTCCTTGATAAAATCAAAGATATTGGTTTTACAATGGCTTATAAAGGCGGTCTTTCATTTAACTTATCAGATTTAATTGAACCTAAAGAAAAACTCGATATTATCAATAGAGCTCAGGAAGAGGTTGATATGATTATGGAGAATTTCAGCATGGGTATCATAACTGAAAATGAAAGATACAATCAGATAATTGATATCTGGAGTAGAGCCAATACCAAAATTGCAATGACACTGATGGATCAGTTAAAAGAACATAAACAAGGATTTAACTCTGTGTTTATGATGCTTGATTCAGGTGCAAGGGGCTCACAGGAGCAGATTAGACAGCTTAGCGGTATGAGGGGATTGATGGCAAAACCTAGAAAATCCGGAGCTTCCAGCAGTAACGATATTATTGAAAACCCGATTTTGGCAAACCTTAAAGAAGGTCTGTCGGTTTTGGAATACTTTATTTCTACTCACGGTGCAAGAAAAGGTTTGGCCGATACAGCTTTGAAAACGGCAGATGCGGGTTATCTTACCAGGAGATTGGTGGATGTTGCGCAGGATGTGGTTATAACCGAAGAAGATTGCGGAACTCTAAGAGGAATTGCAATAAATTCTTTGAAAGAAAATGAAGAAGTTGTTGAAACCCTATACGAAAGAATAGTTGGTAGAATGAGCCTTCAGGATATTTATGATCCCCTTACGGATGAATTAATTATTCGTGCCGGAGATTATATCACTGAAGACATAGCTCAGGTAATTGAAGATTCTCCTATTGATACTGTAGAAATTCGTTCTGTACTTACCTGCGAGTCTAAAAGAGGTGTTTGTGCAAAATGTTACGGACGAAATCTTACAAATAACAGAATTACTCAGATTGGTGATGCTGTCGGAATTATCGCTGCTCAATCAATCGGTGAGCCGGGTACTCAGTTAACACTTAGAACCTTTCACCTTGGTGGTACAGCAGGCTCAGTTCAAAGCAGTAACAAATTAGCCGCGAAATTTGAGGGTGTAATAAAGTTTGATTCAGTAAGAACAACTGAAGTAACTGATGATAATGGTGAGACAAAAACCATTGTAATTGGTAGAATGGGTGAGCTGAGAATTCTTGATGCTAAAAGAGATAAAGTTTTATCAACTCATAACTTACCTTATGGTTGTGACTTATTTGTGAAAGATGGACAAAAAGTAAATAAAGGCGATGTACTTTGTTCCTGGGATCCTTACAATGCCGTTATTATTTCTGATATAGAAGGAACTGTTAAGTTTGAAAACCTTATCGAAGGTGTTACTTACAGAGAAGAGGCCGATGAGCAAACGGGTTATAAGGAAAAGGTAATTATACAAACGAAGGATAAAACAAAAATACCTGCTATAATTGTAGAACCTAAAGGTAAAAATGATGATATAAAATCATTTAATATACCGGTGAATTCACATATTAAGGTAAAGGATAACCAAAAGATCAAATCCGGTCAGATAATCGTAAAAATACCTAGAACGATGGGTATGGTTAGGGATATTACAGGAGGTCTTCCTCGTGTTACTGAGCTTTTTGAAGCAAGAAACCCTTCAAATCCATCTGTAGTGACTGAAATTGATGGTTCTGTATCTTTTGGTGGTATTAAAAGAGGAAATAGAGAGATAATTATTGAATCTAAAGACGGACAGGTTAAAAAATACCTGGTTCCATTGTCCAAGCACATACTTGTTCAGGAAAATGATTACGTAAAAGCCGGTTTACCTTTAAGTGAGGGAGCAATTACTCCTTCAGACATACTTTCTATCAAAGGACCTTATGCCGTTCAGGAATACCTGGTAAATGAGGTTCAGGAAGTCTATAGAAGACAGGGTGTGAAAATTAATGATAAGCACATTGAAGTCATTGTAAGACAAATGATGCGTAAAGTAATTATTACAGATCCGGGTGATTCGCATTTTCTTGAAAACGAATCAGTTGATAAAATTGACTTTTTAGAAGCAAATGATTTTATTTTCGATAAGAAAATTGTGACTAATTCAGGTGATTCTGTCAATTTAAAAGTTGGTCAGGTTGTTACTTTAAGACAATTAAGAGAAGAGAATTCTATACTTAAAAGAAATGATAAGAAAATAGTAGAATTCAGAGATGCTCAGGCAGCTACATCTTCTCCGGTCTTACAAGGTATCACGAAGGCATCCTTGAGTACCAGTAGCTGGATATCAGCTGCTTCATTCCAGGAGACTACAAAAGTGTTAAGCACCGCATCAATAACAGCTAAGGAAGACTTTTTATTAGGTCTGAAAGAAAATGTTATAGTTGGTCATAAAATCCCTGCCGGAACCGGTTTAAGGATATTTGACAATCTGATAGTTGGTTCAAGAGAAGAGTTTGAAGAACTTTCGTCAGATAAAAAAGACGTGAAGAATGTTGCGGAGACTGAAGAATAG
- a CDS encoding DUF3467 domain-containing protein yields MADEKNVKQQGQMNIELSEDVSEGVYSNLAIITHSHAEFVVDFVRMMPGVPKAKVKSRIILTPQHAKRLLHALSDNIKKYEKLHGEIEDKGGQAGQGGMPMNFGGPTAQA; encoded by the coding sequence ATGGCTGATGAAAAAAATGTGAAGCAACAGGGACAAATGAATATTGAACTATCTGAAGATGTTTCTGAAGGTGTCTATTCAAACTTAGCTATAATTACACACTCTCACGCTGAATTTGTGGTTGATTTTGTACGAATGATGCCTGGAGTTCCCAAAGCAAAAGTTAAATCCCGTATTATACTGACCCCTCAACATGCAAAAAGATTATTGCATGCATTAAGTGATAATATTAAAAAGTATGAAAAGCTGCATGGTGAAATAGAGGACAAAGGAGGTCAGGCCGGTCAGGGTGGAATGCCTATGAATTTTGGCGGACCAACTGCTCAGGCTTAA
- a CDS encoding helix-turn-helix domain-containing protein, with product MEKLKYTVIKDEHQYIHYCDILESLLSKESEDLVDEIELLELLIQKWDEEHYSNIELNPVELLKTLMEENQLNQNDLAGILGLTKGTASKILNYQKGFSKETIRKLSAYFKLSQEAFNRPYALKQHTA from the coding sequence ATGGAAAAATTAAAATATACAGTTATAAAAGATGAGCATCAGTACATTCATTATTGCGATATACTTGAGTCCTTATTGTCAAAAGAAAGTGAAGACTTGGTAGATGAAATAGAGTTATTGGAATTATTGATTCAAAAGTGGGATGAGGAACATTATTCAAATATTGAACTCAATCCGGTTGAGTTGTTGAAAACATTAATGGAAGAAAATCAACTAAATCAAAATGATCTTGCCGGAATATTAGGGCTGACTAAAGGAACTGCTTCAAAAATTTTAAACTATCAAAAAGGCTTTTCAAAAGAAACTATCCGGAAACTTTCAGCATACTTTAAATTGTCACAAGAAGCATTCAATAGACCTTATGCATTAAAACAGCATACAGCTTAA